A segment of the Candidatus Bathyarchaeota archaeon genome:
AACCAGAGTTCTTCGCGGTCCGGTTTCACAGCTAGCTTTAACGTCCTTGCCGCCTGCGTTAGCCAAGATTTTATACCCATATTTACCGCACACTCAAGATTTCATCAGCTATAATAAACATTGCTGTAATGTTTAGGTTTAAAAAACTACGGTGCCCCCACTTTTAAAGCTTCCCAAACAGGCGTACTTGAGGGGGCTTATATTTTCTGGTACGGCAGCCCCGCTGCCTCCAAAGCCGATAGAAGCCCAGGTTTATCTTCGCTCAGAATGCCCTTCCAGTCAAGCACTGCTAAACACACGTGTCCACTGGTTTTATCTATGCATTGCCGCAGCATATCCTCGTCGATCCTGGAAACAGCATGCTTGGGAACCATATGCCCAAACGCGGCTTGCCCCATAAGCGCCATAAGCGTGAACTTCTGGTTGTAATGGGTTCCGCCTATACCTAAAGCCACTGGAGAAGCAGCCTCGGTGAAGGTGGCAACTGCCGTCATGGCGCTATGAGCCACCGCCTCCGCCGCTTTGACATCCCCCCACTGAGCCTCAGAGCTGCCCAGCTCCACAAACATCGTGGGCAAATCCAAGCTGGGGCCATGGTGGGTGCACTCGTAGGAAACTTCGTATTGGAAAACGTTGAGGGGATCTTTGTAGTGGACGAGGGCTTTAAGGGCGGTCTGCATCGCCGTGGCAGGCGCCATCGAGAGGGTTTTTGATAAGCCGCCCAGTTCAGCGTCGCCAAAGTTACCTGTTGTATGGACGGAGAGGGTGGGTTTGCCGCTTTGGCTGCTGTGGCGCGAGAGAAAAACGCATAGGTCAGCTTTGGGAAAATCAGTTTGGAGATACTGGGCATTGACGGTTTCCTCTTCAAGGGTGATGAAGGTTACGGGGTGGTTGTTGATTGTGGCTTGGTAGATGGGGCTTTTCTGGTAGGTCTGAGGGGTTCGGGTGAAGTTGTACTGGGTAAGGATGGTTTTAGCGATGTTTACTCCTGCGGGGTCAAGGCTTGAATGAACAAGTAATATCACATCAGGCACATCCAAGTATCTATACACTTACAGCTAAAAAAGCTGTTTGGGTCAACTGCAAATGGAAGCTGCCATAAAGCTTATTATTGAATGCCCGATTGACCCTAATAGAGGCGCATAAAAGATGCATCTGCTCAACTTCAAGCAACTCCAAGGCAAAGACCTCCTAGACCTCGTTGATTTAGGCATACAAACCAAACAGAACCCCAAAAAGTACCTTAAAACCTTCGAAGGCAAATCGGCAGCGCTGATTTTCCAGAAAACAAGCACCCGCACCCGCGTCAGCTTCGAGGTTGCCATGACGCAGCTGGGGGGACATGGGCTTTTCATCGACTGGAGAAGCACCAACTTTACCTTAGCAGACATCGGCGACGAAATGCAGTACTTAAGTCGTAACGTGGACTGCATAATGGCACGTTTGCTCTACAACAGGGACCTCCAAAAGATGGCGGCGGCTTCTAAGGTGCCCGTGGTTAACGGCTGCGACGACATGTACCATCCCAGCCAAGCCCTCGCCGACCTCATCACCATCAAAGAGAAACATGGCAAACTGGAGGGGGCAAAGCTGGTTTACATCGGCGTGCACAACAACGTCACTAACAGCTTAATTGAAGCCTGCACCAAAACAGGCGTGAAACTGACCACTGTTACCCCGATTTTCAATGAGGCAGCACGAGACGAAGAGTTGCTGGCTGCCGCAAAAAAAACTGGGCTGTGGGAGTCAACGTTGGATGTGAAGGCGGCGGTTTCAGACGCAGACTTCGTTTACACCGACACATGGATCGACATGGAATTCTTCACTGACCCCAAATTCGAATCGGAAAAGGAGAA
Coding sequences within it:
- a CDS encoding D-aminoacyl-tRNA deacylase, whose translation is MPDVILLVHSSLDPAGVNIAKTILTQYNFTRTPQTYQKSPIYQATINNHPVTFITLEEETVNAQYLQTDFPKADLCVFLSRHSSQSGKPTLSVHTTGNFGDAELGGLSKTLSMAPATAMQTALKALVHYKDPLNVFQYEVSYECTHHGPSLDLPTMFVELGSSEAQWGDVKAAEAVAHSAMTAVATFTEAASPVALGIGGTHYNQKFTLMALMGQAAFGHMVPKHAVSRIDEDMLRQCIDKTSGHVCLAVLDWKGILSEDKPGLLSALEAAGLPYQKI
- a CDS encoding ornithine carbamoyltransferase (catalyzes the formation of L-citrulline from carbamoyl phosphate and L-ornithine in arginine biosynthesis and degradation), producing MHLLNFKQLQGKDLLDLVDLGIQTKQNPKKYLKTFEGKSAALIFQKTSTRTRVSFEVAMTQLGGHGLFIDWRSTNFTLADIGDEMQYLSRNVDCIMARLLYNRDLQKMAAASKVPVVNGCDDMYHPSQALADLITIKEKHGKLEGAKLVYIGVHNNVTNSLIEACTKTGVKLTTVTPIFNEAARDEELLAAAKKTGLWESTLDVKAAVSDADFVYTDTWIDMEFFTDPKFESEKEKRIKLMMPYQINLKLLSGCDPYIMHDMPIHRGYEISAEAISNAKSVIYQQAENRLYSAKAIFLKLIGA